Genomic segment of Kibdelosporangium phytohabitans:
GTCGGGACGTCCCTGCTGCGGCGCCTCGCGCCGGAGACCATGACCGCGCTCGGCGGGACCGGCGTCGGCGTGCTCACGCTGGCGATCTGGAACCTGCCGGGCCTGACCACCGGCTGGACCGTCTACTTCGTCCTGTTCGCGGTGGTCGGCGTGCCGAGCGTGCTGATCATGTCCGGCTCGCTGACAGTGCTGCAAACCGCTGGTGAGCCAGGGAAATCGGGACGGGTGCTGGCAAGCACCACGGCGATGATGGCGGTGTGCCAGACCGCCGGGATGCTGCTGGCCGGCCCGCTCGCCGACGTGTGGAACCTGACGGCGCTGCTGAACCTGCACGCCGTCCTCATGCTCCTTTCAGGGCTGCCAGCGCTGGCAGCGCTGTGGTCGACGCGGCGAGCCGCGCGGCTGCCGCAGGGGACAGCGTCGGCAGCGACAGCGGCACGGCCTTCCCTCGATCACTAGCCGTCAACGGCTCCTCGGGCGGTTCGGAGATCCAGTCGACGATCGGCGCGACGGACTCCGCGACCGGTTTCGCGAACGCCCTCGCCAGCAGCCTGATCGGCAGGTTCTGCGGGCCGCTGCGGGTGAACCCCGGGTGGTAGAGCACGTACCGCGTCCGGCGTCCCAGCGCGGAGAACGACACCCCCAGCAGGTCGTTCGCCCGGCCGGCCTGCAACTGTGCCCGCAGCACGCCGTACTTGCGGGTGAGCTGCATGTCGTCCCAGTGGATCCGCCCTGCTTTGACGCCGACACCGGCGACGTTCACGACCACGGCTCGTTGACCGGCTTCCAGCTGCGGCAACAGCAGCTCCCCCAGCAGATAGCGGCTCAGGTAGTACAACGCGAACGTGTGTTCGAGGCCTTCCGCAGTCTCGACGCGTTCGGTCTGGGGACGGTTGGCGAACAGCGCCAGGGCGTCGACCGGTTCGGTGATCTCGCGCGCCACCCGGGCGACTTCGGCGACCGACGACAGGTCAGCTCGCAGGAACCGGGCGCCCTCGACCGCCTTCGCCGGGTCACTGCCGATCACGATGACACGGTCGCCGCGCGCGATTCGCCCGAGCGCGGTGGCCCTCCCCATGCCGCTTGTCCCCCCGCTGATCACCACTGTTTTGCGCACACGCATATCGTGGGTGGGGTACGCGGCGAACGAAAGAAGGCAGTTTCATGTCCGGTACGAACACAGATGTGCCTGCCGTCATCGCGCACGAGCTACCGAACCCGGTGCCGCACGACGAGCTCGCGGCGTGCCCGGTCACCGACCTGTTCCGGCGGATCGGCGACAAGTGGAGCATGCTCGTGGTGATCATGCTGGGCAAACGGCCGTACCGGTACAACGAGCTGCACCGCTCCATCGAGGGCGTCAGTCAGCGGATGCTCACCCGGACCCTGCGCACACTGGAAGAGGACGGCCTGGTGCGGCGTGAGGTGTTCCCGAGCGTTCCGCCGAGCGTCGAGTACAGCCTCACGCCGCTGGGTGTCAGCCTGCTCGAACCGTTGTCCGCACTGGCCGAATGGGCCGTGAAGAACGCTACTTCCGCCGTCCCCACAAGGTGAGGGCGAGCGACAGCGCGAACAACGCGATCGGCAGCCGGTAGTCCTTCACCGCCTGGACCAGCGGGCGGACCCGCTGGCTGATGTCCATCCTGTTCACCAGCTCGTCCACGGTCTCGCTGAGCTCGCGGCGGGTCTTCTCGACTTCGTGCTGCAGGTCCTGGTGGGTACTCATGCCGGTACGTCCTTCTTCGGATGCGTCATGATCCGGATGTCCTCGCGTACGCGGTCACCCATGTCGTCGGGCACCGGCGGCACTCCCTTGCTCAACTGGGATTTGCCGACCAGCGCGGCGATCCCGGCCAGCACGAGCACGGCGGCGCCGACGAGCAGCGCCGCCAGCCACGGCGCCAGCACGGTGGCGAGGCCCAGCACCGCGCACGCGAGCAGCACCATGCCGCCGTAGAACGCGAGCAGACCGGCCACCCCGAAGGCACCCGTGCCGAACAGGGCTTGTTTGGTCTTGGACGTCATCTCCTGCGCGGCCAGTCTCGCCTCCGCCTTGACCAGCCTGCTGGTCTGCTCGGCAAGGTCACCGACCAGCTTGGCGACGGACCGCTCGTCATCGTGGCTGTTCACACAGGGTGGCTACCCGGCCCCGTCCGGGTGAAACCTGCTGTCCATTCAGGATGCGCACGAACTGCGCAACCCGGGACGGGTGGGTAGCGTGAGGCGGGTGGGCGTGCGCCAGTGGATTTCCGGCTGGCCGGTGATCAGGCAGATCACCGGTGACGACCCGTCGGGCCGAGGGGACGCCGTCCGGTCGGCAGCCACCGAGCGGACGGCGCCGCGCACCGCGCGGGCCGACAAGGTGACCCGGTCGGTCTGTCCGTACTGCGCGGTCGGGTGCGGCCAGAAGGTCTTCGTCGAAGACGGCCGGGTCACCCAGATCGAAGGCGACCCGGACTCCCCCATCTCGCGCGGCAGGTTGTGCCCCAAGGGATCGGCGAGCAAGCAACTGGTCACGAGCCCGTCGCGGGTGACGACGGTCCGCTACCGGCGGCCGCACGGCACCGAGTGGGAGGACCTGGATCTCGGCACGGCGATGGAGATGATCGCCGACCGGGTGATCGCGGCACGGCAGCGGACCTGGCAGCAGGCGGACGACGACGGGCTGACCTTGCGCCGGACGCTCGGCATCGCCAGCCTCGGCGGCGCCACGCTGGACAACGAAGAGAACTACCTGATGAAGAAGCTCTACACCGCGCTGGGGGCGGTGCAGATCGAGAACCAGGCGCGGATTTGACACTCCTCCACGGTTCCCGGTCTGGGGACCTCCTTCGGTCGCGGCGGTGCCACGACGTTCCAGCAGGACCTCGCGAACGCGGACTGCGTGCTCATCCAGGGCTCGAACATGGCCGAGTGCCACCCGGTCGGCTTCCAGTGGGTGATGGCGGCGAAAGCCAAGGGCGCCAAGATCATCCACGTGGACCCGCGGTTCACCAGGACCAGCGCGGTGTCGGACGTGTTCGTGCCGATCCGCGCGGGCAGTGACATCGCGTTCCTCGGTGGCCTGGTCAACTACGTGCTCACGCACGGCAAGGAGTTCCGGGAGTACGTGGTGGCGTACACGAACGCCGCCGCGATCATCACCGAGGAGTTCAAGGACACCGAGGACCTCGACGGCCTGTTCTCCGGCTTCGACGCGGGCAAACGCGCGTACGACCATTCCAGCTGGGCGTACCAGGGCGCCGAAGCCCAGTCGGGCTCCGGCGACCCGGGTGACCGGACCGGCGGCGAGCACCAAGCGGCCGCACAGTCCGAGCAGCACGGCAGCGGCGGAGCCACGATCGCAGCGAAGCCGGCGGAGGATCCCACGCTGCGGCACCCGCGGTGCGTGTTCCAGATCCTCAAACGGCACTACGCGCGCTACACGCCCGAAATGGTCGAGGAAGTCTGCGGTGTGCCCGTCGCGAAGTTCCTCGAAGTAGCCGAGGCGATCACGGCGAACTCGGGCCGGGACCGCACGACGGCGCTGTGCTACGCGGTCGGCTGGACGCAGCACACCGTCGGCGTGCAGTACATCCGCACAGCGTCGATCCTGCAGTCGTTGCTGGGCAACATCGGCCGTCCCGGTGGCGGGATCCTCGCGTTGCGCGGGCACGCCAGCATCCAGGGCTCCACCGACATCCCGACGCTGTTCAACATCCTGCCGGGCTACATCCCGATGCCGCACGCGCGCCAGCACCTGGACCTGGCGTCGTTCGTCGCCAACGACGCGGGGCGCACGGGCTTCTGGGGCAACATGGACAGTTACACCGTGAGCCTGCTGAAGTCGTGGTGGGGCGAACACGCGACCGCGGACAACGACTTCTGCTTCGACTACCTGCCGCGGCTGACCGGCGACCACGGCACGTACAGCACAGTGCTGCGGCAGATCGAAGGCGAGTGCAAGGGGTACTTCCTGGTCGGCGAGAACCCCGCTGTCGGCTCGGCCAACGGCAAGCTGCAACGCCTGGGCCTGGCCAACCTCGACTGGCTGGTGGTACGGGACCTGCAGATGATCGAGAGCGCCACGTTCTGGCGCAACGGGCCGGAGATCGAGACCGGCGAGCTGCGCACCGAGGAGATCGGCACCGAGGTGTTCTTCATGCCCGCCGCGGCGCACACCGAGAAGGACGGCAGCTTCACCAACACGCAGCGGCTGCTGCAGTGGCACCACAAAGCCGTGGAACCGCCCGGCGACGCCCGCA
This window contains:
- a CDS encoding SDR family NAD(P)-dependent oxidoreductase; amino-acid sequence: MRVRKTVVISGGTSGMGRATALGRIARGDRVIVIGSDPAKAVEGARFLRADLSSVAEVARVAREITEPVDALALFANRPQTERVETAEGLEHTFALYYLSRYLLGELLLPQLEAGQRAVVVNVAGVGVKAGRIHWDDMQLTRKYGVLRAQLQAGRANDLLGVSFSALGRRTRYVLYHPGFTRSGPQNLPIRLLARAFAKPVAESVAPIVDWISEPPEEPLTASDRGKAVPLSLPTLSPAAAARLAASTTALPALAALKGA
- a CDS encoding winged helix-turn-helix transcriptional regulator, with amino-acid sequence MSGTNTDVPAVIAHELPNPVPHDELAACPVTDLFRRIGDKWSMLVVIMLGKRPYRYNELHRSIEGVSQRMLTRTLRTLEEDGLVRREVFPSVPPSVEYSLTPLGVSLLEPLSALAEWAVKNATSAVPTR
- a CDS encoding DUF3618 domain-containing protein — its product is MSTHQDLQHEVEKTRRELSETVDELVNRMDISQRVRPLVQAVKDYRLPIALFALSLALTLWGRRK
- a CDS encoding phage holin family protein, which translates into the protein MNSHDDERSVAKLVGDLAEQTSRLVKAEARLAAQEMTSKTKQALFGTGAFGVAGLLAFYGGMVLLACAVLGLATVLAPWLAALLVGAAVLVLAGIAALVGKSQLSKGVPPVPDDMGDRVREDIRIMTHPKKDVPA
- the fdh gene encoding formate dehydrogenase; the encoded protein is MGVRQWISGWPVIRQITGDDPSGRGDAVRSAATERTAPRTARADKVTRSVCPYCAVGCGQKVFVEDGRVTQIEGDPDSPISRGRLCPKGSASKQLVTSPSRVTTVRYRRPHGTEWEDLDLGTAMEMIADRVIAARQRTWQQADDDGLTLRRTLGIASLGGATLDNEENYLMKKLYTALGAVQIENQARIUHSSTVPGLGTSFGRGGATTFQQDLANADCVLIQGSNMAECHPVGFQWVMAAKAKGAKIIHVDPRFTRTSAVSDVFVPIRAGSDIAFLGGLVNYVLTHGKEFREYVVAYTNAAAIITEEFKDTEDLDGLFSGFDAGKRAYDHSSWAYQGAEAQSGSGDPGDRTGGEHQAAAQSEQHGSGGATIAAKPAEDPTLRHPRCVFQILKRHYARYTPEMVEEVCGVPVAKFLEVAEAITANSGRDRTTALCYAVGWTQHTVGVQYIRTASILQSLLGNIGRPGGGILALRGHASIQGSTDIPTLFNILPGYIPMPHARQHLDLASFVANDAGRTGFWGNMDSYTVSLLKSWWGEHATADNDFCFDYLPRLTGDHGTYSTVLRQIEGECKGYFLVGENPAVGSANGKLQRLGLANLDWLVVRDLQMIESATFWRNGPEIETGELRTEEIGTEVFFMPAAAHTEKDGSFTNTQRLLQWHHKAVEPPGDARSDLWFYYHLGKLIRHKLRASKDPRDLPLQHLTWSYVEEGPLGEPSAESVLAEINGTGPDGPLSAYTELKNDGSTACGCWIYCGVRAGGENQAARRKPGREQTWVAPEWGWAWPANRRIIYNRASADPDGKPWSERKRYIWWDAGQGKWVGEDVPDFEGTKPPGFRPERGAKAQDGLGGDDPFIMQTDGKAWLFAPAGLADGPLPTHYEPLESPYSNPLYGQQANPTLQRYDHPANPCNGSAFPFVVTTYRLTEHHTAGAMSRTLPYLSELQPEFFCEVSPELAEQQGLEHLGWATIITSRTAIEARVMVTQRMKPLRMRKQIVHQVGLPYHWGPNGLSIGDAANDILGVAADPNVHIQESKAATCDIIPGRRPRGQALLDLVEEYRRRG